One genomic segment of Bacillota bacterium includes these proteins:
- a CDS encoding HD domain-containing protein, whose translation MSYQQHESQVRDHIEARCREHMDYLNAGKERALVFDYRLEHTRTAVAIAGVLASAAAVNPGLARIALWLHDIAKIWNPRLSKEDNEARFQNHGVRGGDEAAEFLSGLGLPTADVLNVKRAISLHVGLVRDKPLTDALAAVVWDADKLSKLSLAGIMHHLAVQVAMGAPEWKGMEHAVLNTQDRELRQQIRDSLNTPAAKAWADKELAVGDKVSAEIVRTLRGRQ comes from the coding sequence GTGAGTTATCAACAGCATGAGTCCCAAGTCCGGGATCATATTGAAGCCCGGTGTCGGGAGCATATGGACTATTTAAATGCAGGAAAAGAGAGAGCCCTGGTGTTTGATTATCGCTTGGAACATACCCGGACGGCGGTGGCAATCGCGGGAGTTTTGGCCTCCGCCGCGGCGGTAAATCCCGGCCTGGCGCGCATTGCCCTGTGGCTTCATGATATCGCAAAAATCTGGAATCCCCGGCTGAGTAAAGAGGACAATGAGGCAAGGTTTCAAAACCATGGGGTCCGGGGGGGCGACGAAGCGGCAGAATTTTTGTCTGGGCTCGGGCTGCCGACCGCCGACGTCTTGAATGTAAAACGCGCAATCAGCCTCCATGTCGGGCTGGTGCGGGATAAGCCGTTGACCGATGCTTTGGCGGCGGTTGTCTGGGATGCCGACAAATTAAGCAAGCTATCCCTGGCCGGAATCATGCATCACTTGGCGGTGCAGGTGGCCATGGGAGCACCTGAATGGAAAGGCATGGAGCACGCAGTTTTAAATACCCAAGACAGGGAATTGCGTCAGCAAATCCGGGATTCGCTCAATACGCCGGCTGCAAAAGCCTGGGCCGACAAAGAACTGGCTGTTGGCGACAAGGTGAGTGCAGAGATTGTCCGCACGTTGCGCGGGCGTCAATAG